Within Meles meles chromosome 19, mMelMel3.1 paternal haplotype, whole genome shotgun sequence, the genomic segment TATGGACAGCTGCTGGGCTGAGCATCTTGCCTGGGTTTTACCAGTGCAAAATGCTTGGCCTGCCTGGCGGGCGATTGGAAGTCTGGCCTTCTGCACTGGGGTCCGCCCTAGCGCGGCTACGCACAAGGGGCGTCAGTGAGGCAGAGTGTTCTtcaacctttttcttttcccttaaagcTAGGATCTATTGTATGAAACATTTTATTCGGCCACCCAGTATACATCACACAAACTATATGTGAAACGAAACTTTAACAATACTGAATCTCTGCTACGGGCAGTCcacttttccttcctcctgcccacTTTGTTCTAGCCTATTGAATTCCCTGCCCATGAACCTGTAGTTTGCAAAACACCAATCTAGGGCAGGTCCCTCCCCCTGGACGTTTTGACCCAGCCAGCAGTTTATCTGTAATGTGaaagcaggcaggagaggggggtggTGCAGACATTTACATTCTCTTCCTGCAAGGTTAAAGCCCTACTCTCCTAGGGCTGGCGAAAATTCCAGTAGCAACTGGAgactgggaggagaggcagggaacCCAGCCAGAAGCGAATAAACACCTGCCTTCCTAATGAATTGTCCTCGCGCCtctgctttgtgccaggcactgtgctgggcctCATTCCTTCTTCCGACCTCTTTTTGGGTGGAAGAACAAATTAGCCATCTCCACTCCCTAGAGAAGGAAAGAGCCTCCCGCTGTCTGACCTCAAATACCACCGCCAGCGCCCCGATCTTGAGCCTAGACTATGGCCAGGTGCTGGCCTGAGCGTTCTGCCTGCACATATCCGTCCACCCTCACAAGGAACCTAAAAGGGACCGTGACctccccactttacaggtgagtaaactgaggcggggccggggcgggagggggggtagggaggaggagCGGCCAAGACTGGGTCTAAATGCTCCCAAGCAGCTCACAATCGCTGCTAGAGGGGTGCTACAGGGGTGGCGCTGCGGGTGTTCCAGGCCCCTGTTTTCAGTAACTGTAACCCCCCACTCTCCCATGGTCCTAGGAACCGTGCGTGAGGTCCGGTTGTGCTGGCGAGGCACGGACGGCGGGAGATGAAGGGGCGGGTTACGGGGGTCCGTGGGGCCAGCTCCCAGGGTACCGCTGAAAAGGATTCTCCCTGTGCTTCAACTTTCCTGGttgtctccttccctctcccggGCCCGACTCAGtgcatctccccccaccccgggcacgCCGGAGCCGCCAGCTCTCCAGGAATTGGGAGTTTCTTGACGTTCCCTGCCCGGGCTTcgcggagggcggggggggggggggggtagtgcgGCAAGGGGCTGTCGCGCAAGTGCAGCTCGCGCCTCAGCCGCAAACGGCGGGCCTCACCTGGGGCCGGAGGCTCCTGGAGAAACGCACTGACCGGCGGGCGGGGAAGTGCCATCGTCCCTGCCCGCTCCCACCTGCCCGCCACCACGCCCCAGGCTCGCCGCCTCTGCCTCCCCGTCTGCCCGCGGCGGGTGGGCGCTTCCCTCCACTCCCCGCGACACTTTGCAGAcgctccccggcgccgggcatGGGCGCCGCCGCTGTCGGTCCCCTGGCCGGATTCCGCGCGCGGGTGGGTGAGCGCGGGGCTCTGGCCCCTCCGACCCCCGGCACCtgtgggcggggggtggtggcTGCATCTGCACCCGCGGCCTAGTGCATCTGCCGAAGGGACCCCTGGCCAACATCGCTCCCCCTCCCACCCGGGGGACaaagggcgggggcgggggcgcatCCCCACGCGTGACCTTCCCCCGCACTGCGCACGCGCCCCCTTCACCACGGGGGAGGGGCCCTGCTCGCCCACACGAGTGCgggggaggggcgtggggagGCGCAGCGCGTGGGCTGGACCCCCACCCTATGCCTGGAAGTTGGGGCACGGTCCCCTCCCCCCTGCGCCTCTCGCTTCTTTTGGCCCCGAGGTGATCCGTGATGAGGGTCGGCCCCATCCGGGCCAGGATGTCTTGGCTCGGTCGTCCCCGCGGGGAacccactcctccttccctcagTGGCTCGGGGTCTGGGGGCCCAGCCTCCCCATTTCCTAGGAACCCAGGAGTTTGAAATCCCAGGTGTCCTGCCAAGGACCCAGGAATCCTGGCCCTCAGCACCACCCCCGAGTCCTAAAGAGTTGGGCCCCACCGTCCCTGGGATGTCCCTCCATCTGTGGCTGCCCTTTCTGTCCAGTGCCCCTGAGGCGCTAAGCTGCCTGGGTCCACCGGAGGCCGCGCCATGAATGACCGAAACAGCCGGAGGAGGACACGTGAGGAAGCTGGGACCCCGCCTCACCCTTGgacatccccccccaccccccccccaccccatccctgccctttCCTCCCTGGGGCTGCTGTGGTTGGGGGCTGGTCTGAGGTGCCTGGGACCTTCCCTGGGGTGACCCCTGGCCTCTCCCCTCCAGTGAAGAAAGACGATGAGGCCTTCGAGATCTCCATCCCCTTCGATGAGACGCCCCACCTAGACCCACAGATCTTTTACAGTCTGAGCCCCTCTCGGGGAAACTTCGAGGGTGAGCTGGGGGGGAGGTTTAGAGGGACCCCAGTCAGCTGGGGTGCAGGGCCCTTAAGGCCTGGGGTTTGACCAAGGTTCCCCCGTGTCCCTAGAGTCTCCGGAGGCCGCATCCCCAACCGTGGCCCTGATGAATGGTGTCAGGGCCCAGCTGCACATGGCCCTGGAGAGAAACTCATGGTTGCAGAAGCGCATCGAGGacctggaggaggagagggactTCCTGCGGTGTCAGCTAGACAAGTTTATCTCCTCGGCCCGCATGGATGCAGGTGGGGCACGTGAGCAGAGTCCCTGGCCTCACTCCGGGGCCCTGACACTAGTCTCTGGCCCTTCTCCGGGATACAGGACCCTTCTCTGCTTTCATCCTTTGGTGGCCCAGTGGGGATCTCTCCCTACTCCCAAGGCTGtttctaggaccccaggatcagctTCCTTCCTGTTCAACTCCTGCCACTGCTGATGGGCAGAAGAATCCTGTGGCCAATCCCAGCCAGGGATGCTCAGGGCTTTCCCTTTTCAAATCTTAACAGCTTGTTTTGGAGAGTCCAACTTCTGCTCCCTCCACATGATGTTCAGCCCCTGGCTGGCTCCCTCCCAGGCCCCCACAGTCCCCTGTGATTCACCTGATAGCCTGGGCAAGGGTCTGTTTTTCCAACATCTGTGTTACTGGGGACCTCTCTGCTCTGGACCACCTGTGGCCTGCGTTGCTGGGACCTCCCACTGTCTCCCCACGCAGATGGGAACCTACCTAGGATGCCTCGGCTCAGGGCCTTCTGGACTTTCTCAGTGAAAACCCCCACACCGGACATCCCCCCAGCGAACTGGACCCAGAGCCCGGGATTTCTCTCAGGGTCTGAATCCCCCACTTCAACCAAGGCCTTGCTTGCTTCCCAGATTTTTAGAGTCTACTCTTCTGGAGGTCCCACTGAGTCCCCAAAAAGCCCCTCCTCCACCATGGGAGCCTAGAGTCACAGATTCTCTGAGGCGTCTGGTGCTGTCTTGGTTCTCTCAGCCCTTCCCCCAGATCGCTTGCCATAGAGCTTAGGAGTCTGAGGGGCATGAACCCACGCTCCACCTGTGATCTCTACCCCCAAGTGCACCCAGCCCTCTTGCTAAGGACTGCAACATCTATGCTGTATTGTCTGTTGGTCTCCTTGGGGGCTCCCGCCCCAGTTGAGGCCCCCCCTTTCCTGGGGACCTGTATATGATGTGACATCTGTCCCCATCTTGCAGACGGCCTcttgcctccttctccctcctgttcTGGAAGTTCATGTGTacggatttctctctctctgcctctttccagaGGACCACTGCCGGGTGAAGCCTGGGCCCAGGCGGGTTGAGGGGGACAgccggggtggggctgggggcgaGGCCTCAGATCCGGAGTCAGCGGCCTCCTCACTCAGCGGAGCATCTGAAGAAGGCAGTACcgtggagaggaagagacagaagcagaaggGAAGTGCTGGCCGGAGGCGCTTTGGGAAGCCCAAGGCCCGGGAGAGGCAGCGGGGTGAGCAAGGCGCACTCAGGGTGTGGGATCTCAAGGGGTCTGGGCTGGGGGCTTGCTGCGACCTTGGAAGaggccctcccttctcccctagCCTGGTTGTCTGTCCCAGACAGACTGTCCACGTGTGGTCTTTGCAGTCCACCCTCACCAGCCTTGCCATCTGGGGTCTGTCTGAGCTTCAGGTTTCTCATCAGTaacagggggagggggtgaggctCAGGGGGGCTGGGAACGActcctctctgggcctgcctTCTCTGATTTTCCCACTTGTCTCGCTCTGTCTCCATGTTTCCTACCACCTCTTGACTCATCACCCACATGTCCTCTGGATTTCCATGTTGTTCTCTCCGCTCTTCCTCTACGGGACTCGCTGTCCGtgccccatctctgcctcccatATCCATCTCTGTTCCtcatgtctccctctctgcccgccCTGGCCTTGCAGTGAAGGATGCAGACGGAGTCCTCTGCCGCTACAAGAAGATCCTGGGCACCTTCCAGAAGCTGAAGAGCATGTCTCGGGCCTTTGAGCACCACCGAGTAGATCGCAACACGGTGGCGCTGACTACGCCCATCGCAGAGCTGCTCATCGTGGCCCCGGAGAAGCTGGCAGAGGTGGGCGAGTTCGACCCCTCTAAGGAGCGTCTGCTCGAGTACTCGCGCCGCTGCTTCCTGGCCCTGGACGAGGAGACCCTCAAGAAGGTGCAGGCGCTCAAGAAGAGCAAGCTGCTGCTCCCCATCACCTATCGCTTCAAGCGGTGATCCTGCCCCAGCTGGCCCGGGACGCGCCCTTCggcccccacttccctccctcctgtgTCCCTCCTGGCACCGGGCGAGCGTGTGCATGAGTGGCGTGCTCCTCCAGAGGCCCTGGGGTGTTTCTGCACGTGCCTCTCCTGCTCCTGCAGATCCCCACTCCCATCCCAGGTCCCTCGTATATAGATCCGGTCCCCTCCTTGCCTCTCACGTTCCTAGCagcctcccctttctctgcatcccctGGCGAGGGGCGTCCACTTAGCCTGGCTCCCAAGCGCTACCGCCCAGGGGTCGGTTTCTGCCCTTTCCCAAACACTGGCACCCCTCCCACGTGAGCTGCACCGTCCTGCCCTCACCGGGCGCTTCCTCCAGGGGACACTGCGAGACTCTCTGCGGGGCCAGGCACTACATACCCCGTCTCTACCCCCAGCCCCGAGGAGAGGCTGGCCCACCCTGCCAGGAGCTCTCCACCCGCATTCCGGACAAGAAAGAATTATtcagagaatttaaattaaatagagACGATAAAATTTGGAATAAACTAGGCCCGGCTCCTTTTTGGAGGGGGTGTCCGTTGCCGCGGAGTCAGTGACGGGGGCTCCGGCGAGTTGCACGGAGCGGGCGGTCAGGTAGGGAGCCGGAGCTCGGGGAGACAGGGTGTAATTAGCACCCCCGGCGGCAGGGGCGGGAGGAGGGAAAAGCAGCTGTGCCCCAGGGAACTCGGAGAGGTAGAGCTCCAGGAAAGAGGCTAGCTCGACTAGAGGCGCGGTGGCAGGGGCCGGGACTCTGTGACCGCTGGCGGGAGCGACCGCGGCGGGGACCGTGAAACGACACGTCCGGCTGGAGGCTTCCACGCC encodes:
- the CCDC106 gene encoding coiled-coil domain-containing protein 106 isoform X2, whose product is MNDRNSRRRTQSPEAASPTVALMNGVRAQLHMALERNSWLQKRIEDLEEERDFLRCQLDKFISSARMDAEDHCRVKPGPRRVEGDSRGGAGGEASDPESAASSLSGASEEGSTVERKRQKQKGSAGRRRFGKPKARERQRVKDADGVLCRYKKILGTFQKLKSMSRAFEHHRVDRNTVALTTPIAELLIVAPEKLAEVGEFDPSKERLLEYSRRCFLALDEETLKKVQALKKSKLLLPITYRFKR
- the CCDC106 gene encoding coiled-coil domain-containing protein 106 isoform X1, with product MNDRNSRRRTLKKDDEAFEISIPFDETPHLDPQIFYSLSPSRGNFEESPEAASPTVALMNGVRAQLHMALERNSWLQKRIEDLEEERDFLRCQLDKFISSARMDAEDHCRVKPGPRRVEGDSRGGAGGEASDPESAASSLSGASEEGSTVERKRQKQKGSAGRRRFGKPKARERQRVKDADGVLCRYKKILGTFQKLKSMSRAFEHHRVDRNTVALTTPIAELLIVAPEKLAEVGEFDPSKERLLEYSRRCFLALDEETLKKVQALKKSKLLLPITYRFKR